A single window of Achromobacter xylosoxidans DNA harbors:
- a CDS encoding alpha-D-ribose 1-methylphosphonate 5-triphosphate diphosphatase — protein sequence MNQAHAPSPLAGVTGQRILTPRGIEHASLRFHAGLIDDAGGTPARGAAWFDAGDLLVLPGIVDLHGDAFERAIMPRPSVTFPYDGALFDVDRQLLANGITTEFHGVTLSWEGGLRGEAYAERMFAALERMRHLMGARHYVHLRFETHHVGGVETAQQWIRDGRVRFVALNDHLPSMARRLGDDRKLLQYADRAECDLDTFQERIRRAMGAADSVADAMRELTASAQAAGLRVASHDDPDAATRRYYHQLGCGVAEFPLTRDAASVARDLGNSVVFGAPNVVRGGSHTNAPSATEMVRAGLCDILTSDYYYPAPLAAALRLVNDGVLPLEQAWNLVSLNPARAAGLQDRGMLAPGLIADAIVVDDQVPGLPRVCAAIVGGELRYATRAFGDDRHQRMAA from the coding sequence ATGAACCAAGCACACGCCCCCTCGCCCCTGGCCGGTGTCACAGGCCAACGTATCCTGACCCCGCGCGGCATCGAGCACGCCAGCCTGCGATTCCACGCCGGACTGATCGACGACGCCGGCGGCACGCCCGCGCGCGGCGCGGCCTGGTTCGACGCCGGCGACCTGCTGGTGCTGCCCGGCATCGTCGACCTGCACGGCGATGCCTTCGAGCGCGCCATCATGCCGCGCCCCAGCGTCACCTTCCCCTACGACGGCGCGCTGTTCGACGTCGACCGCCAGTTGCTGGCCAACGGCATCACCACCGAATTCCACGGCGTCACGCTGTCGTGGGAAGGCGGCCTGCGCGGCGAGGCCTACGCCGAGCGCATGTTCGCCGCGCTCGAACGCATGCGGCACCTCATGGGCGCGCGCCACTACGTGCATCTGCGCTTCGAGACCCACCACGTCGGCGGCGTCGAGACCGCCCAGCAATGGATCCGCGACGGGCGCGTGCGCTTCGTCGCCCTCAATGACCACCTGCCCAGCATGGCGCGCCGCCTGGGCGATGACCGCAAGCTGCTGCAATACGCCGACCGCGCCGAATGCGACCTGGACACCTTCCAGGAGCGCATCCGCCGCGCCATGGGCGCGGCCGACTCGGTGGCCGACGCCATGCGCGAGCTGACCGCCAGCGCCCAGGCGGCCGGACTGCGGGTCGCCTCGCACGACGATCCCGACGCCGCCACCCGCCGCTACTACCACCAACTGGGTTGCGGCGTGGCGGAATTCCCGCTGACGCGCGACGCCGCCAGCGTGGCCCGCGACCTGGGCAACTCGGTGGTGTTCGGCGCGCCCAACGTGGTGCGCGGCGGCAGCCACACCAACGCCCCCAGCGCCACCGAAATGGTCCGCGCCGGGTTGTGCGACATCCTGACCTCCGACTATTACTACCCCGCGCCGCTGGCGGCGGCGCTGCGCCTGGTGAACGACGGCGTGCTGCCCCTGGAGCAGGCCTGGAACCTGGTGTCGCTGAACCCGGCGCGCGCCGCCGGCCTGCAGGATCGCGGCATGCTGGCGCCCGGCCTGATCGCCGACGCCATCGTGGTCGACGACCAGGTGCCCGGACTGCCGCGCGTCTGCGCCGCCATCGTCGGCGGCGAGCTGCGCTACGCCACCCGCGCCTTCGGCGACGACCGCCACCAGCGCATGGCGGCCTGA